One Nocardioides luti DNA window includes the following coding sequences:
- a CDS encoding succinic semialdehyde dehydrogenase: protein MSDRNPTPAGGPLVEGPHDPEHDPTASYALEPEYVAALTRRLVATSGHSVQVHSPLDGAPLAHIPQSTDDDVAEAFARARRAQAAWARTSLDERSAVLLRLHDLVLDRQDEIIDLTVLESGKARKHAFDEPLHIALTARYYARTAHQHLDTERKLGVVPGLTRVEVNRIPKGVVGIISPWNYPFTMALCDGLPALLAGNAVVAKPDAQTMLTALLAAQLLEEAGFPKDLWQVVAGPGSEVGPSIIGRADYVCFTGSTATGKLVARGCADRLIGCSLELGGKNPLLVLRDADLEKAAEGAVRASFSNAGQLCVSMERLFVADQVYDRFVERFVARTQAMTLGATLEWGNDMGSLISQAQLDTVVAHVDDAVAKGARVLTGGRARPDLGPFFYEPTILEGVTPDMTCFGHETFGPVVALYRFHDEADAVARANDGSYGLNASIYSQDGARARTIARQVLCGTVNINEAFGATFASIDSPMGGMRESGMGRRQGSEGVLRYTESQSVATQRLIRFAPMLGMSDETYAKVMTANLRLMKKLGRA from the coding sequence ATGAGTGACCGCAACCCGACCCCCGCCGGCGGACCGCTGGTCGAGGGTCCGCACGACCCCGAGCACGACCCCACGGCGTCGTACGCCCTCGAGCCGGAGTACGTCGCGGCCCTCACCCGCCGCCTCGTGGCGACCTCCGGCCACTCGGTGCAGGTGCACTCGCCGCTCGACGGCGCCCCGCTCGCGCACATCCCGCAGTCCACCGACGACGACGTCGCGGAGGCCTTCGCCCGCGCCCGTCGGGCCCAGGCCGCGTGGGCGCGCACCTCCCTCGACGAGCGCTCCGCGGTGCTGCTGCGGCTGCACGACCTGGTGCTCGACCGCCAGGACGAGATCATCGACCTGACCGTGCTCGAGTCGGGCAAGGCCCGCAAGCACGCCTTCGACGAGCCGCTGCACATCGCGCTCACGGCCCGCTACTACGCGCGCACCGCCCACCAGCACCTCGACACCGAGCGCAAGCTCGGCGTCGTGCCCGGCCTGACCCGGGTCGAGGTGAACCGCATCCCCAAGGGCGTCGTCGGGATCATCTCGCCGTGGAACTACCCCTTCACGATGGCGCTCTGCGACGGCCTGCCCGCGCTGCTGGCCGGCAACGCCGTGGTCGCGAAGCCGGACGCCCAGACCATGCTGACGGCCCTCCTCGCGGCCCAGCTGCTCGAGGAGGCCGGCTTCCCGAAGGACCTCTGGCAGGTCGTGGCCGGCCCCGGCTCCGAGGTCGGCCCCTCGATCATCGGCCGTGCCGACTACGTCTGCTTCACCGGCTCGACCGCGACCGGCAAGCTCGTCGCCCGGGGCTGCGCGGACCGGCTGATCGGCTGCTCGCTCGAGCTCGGCGGTAAGAACCCGCTCCTCGTGCTCCGCGACGCCGACCTCGAGAAGGCCGCCGAGGGCGCCGTCCGCGCCAGCTTCTCCAATGCCGGCCAGCTCTGCGTCTCCATGGAGCGGCTGTTCGTGGCCGACCAGGTCTACGACCGGTTCGTGGAGCGCTTCGTGGCCCGCACCCAGGCGATGACGCTCGGCGCCACGCTCGAGTGGGGCAACGACATGGGCTCGCTGATCTCGCAGGCGCAGCTCGACACCGTGGTCGCGCACGTCGACGACGCGGTGGCCAAGGGCGCGCGGGTGCTGACCGGCGGTCGCGCCCGCCCGGACCTGGGGCCGTTCTTCTACGAGCCGACCATTCTCGAGGGCGTCACCCCCGACATGACGTGCTTCGGCCACGAGACGTTCGGGCCGGTGGTCGCGCTCTACCGCTTCCACGACGAGGCCGACGCGGTCGCCCGGGCCAACGACGGCTCCTACGGGCTGAACGCGTCGATCTACAGCCAGGACGGCGCCCGCGCCCGCACCATCGCCCGCCAGGTCCTGTGCGGCACGGTGAACATCAACGAGGCGTTCGGCGCGACCTTCGCCAGCATCGACTCCCCGATGGGCGGGATGCGCGAGTCGGGCATGGGCCGCCGCCAAGGGTCCGAGGGCGTGCTCCGCTACACCGAGTCGCAGTCCGTGGCGACGCAACGACTGATCCGCTTCGCGCCGATGCTCGGGATGTCCGACGAGACCTACGCGAAGGTGATGACCGCCAACCTCCGCCTGATGAAGAAGCTGGGACGAGCATGA
- a CDS encoding GMC oxidoreductase: MSTAEQTFDYDVLVIGSGFGGSVTALRLTEKGYRVGVIEAGARFDDQDFAENSWDVKRYLFRPEVGCYGIQRIDALKDCLIVSGAGVGGGSLVYANTLYEPLPAFYTDKQWSHITDWKSELQPYYDQAKRMLGVVENPLRTPADDVMEQVATEMGVADTFHPTPVGVFFGGPGDEQGTTVPDPYFGGAGPARTSCVGCGECMSGCRHNAKNTLVKNYLYLAEQNGARVLPLTTVTRVAPRPDDVGGGYDVHVKFTKAKTGRASATRVLRAEQVVLAASSLGTQRLLHRMRDEGHLPRLSQRLGFLSRTNSESILGAIAPDTKVDYSQGIAITSSFHPDPDTHIEPCRYGKGSNFMSLMQTVLTDGDGPTPRWRTWLREMWSQRTNVANLYDVKHWSERTVIALVMQSLDNSITTYTKRVPGTQRRYLTSKQGHGVPNPTWIPAGNLAVRLMAKVMGGTAGGSIGEPFNKPLTAHFLGGCAIGDSVETGVIDPYQRVFGHPGLHVADGSAITANLGVNPSLTITAQAERAMSFWPNKGEQDARPALGAAYERIAPVTPAAPAVPYDAPAALRLPIVGVS; the protein is encoded by the coding sequence ATGAGCACCGCTGAGCAGACCTTCGACTACGACGTCCTCGTCATCGGCTCCGGCTTCGGTGGCTCGGTCACCGCGCTGCGGCTGACCGAGAAGGGCTACCGCGTCGGCGTCATCGAGGCGGGCGCCCGCTTCGATGACCAGGACTTCGCCGAGAACTCCTGGGACGTCAAGCGCTACCTCTTCCGCCCCGAGGTCGGCTGCTACGGCATCCAGCGCATCGACGCGCTCAAGGACTGCCTGATCGTCTCCGGCGCGGGCGTCGGCGGCGGCTCGCTGGTCTACGCGAACACGCTCTACGAGCCGCTCCCGGCGTTCTACACCGACAAGCAGTGGAGCCACATCACGGACTGGAAGTCCGAGCTGCAGCCGTACTACGACCAGGCCAAGCGGATGCTCGGCGTCGTCGAGAACCCCCTCCGCACGCCCGCCGACGACGTGATGGAGCAGGTCGCCACCGAGATGGGCGTGGCCGACACCTTCCACCCGACCCCGGTCGGCGTCTTCTTCGGCGGCCCCGGCGACGAGCAGGGCACCACGGTCCCGGACCCGTACTTCGGCGGTGCCGGCCCGGCGCGGACCTCGTGCGTCGGCTGCGGCGAGTGTATGAGCGGCTGCCGCCACAACGCCAAGAACACCCTGGTCAAGAACTACCTCTACCTCGCCGAGCAGAACGGCGCCCGCGTCCTCCCGCTGACGACCGTGACCCGGGTCGCGCCGCGCCCCGACGACGTCGGGGGCGGGTACGACGTCCACGTGAAGTTCACCAAGGCCAAGACCGGCCGCGCCTCGGCGACGCGCGTGCTGCGCGCCGAGCAGGTCGTCCTCGCGGCGTCGTCGCTGGGCACCCAGCGGCTGCTGCACCGGATGCGCGACGAGGGCCACCTGCCCCGGCTCTCGCAGCGGCTGGGCTTCCTGTCGCGCACCAACTCCGAGTCGATCCTGGGCGCCATCGCGCCGGACACGAAGGTCGACTACAGCCAGGGCATCGCGATCACGTCGAGCTTCCACCCGGACCCCGACACGCACATCGAGCCGTGCCGCTACGGCAAGGGCAGCAACTTCATGTCGCTGATGCAGACCGTGCTGACCGACGGCGACGGCCCGACGCCCCGCTGGCGCACCTGGCTGCGCGAGATGTGGAGCCAGCGCACCAACGTCGCGAACCTGTACGACGTCAAGCACTGGTCCGAGCGCACCGTCATCGCGCTGGTGATGCAGAGCCTCGACAACTCGATCACGACCTACACCAAGCGCGTCCCCGGCACGCAGCGCCGCTACCTCACCTCCAAGCAGGGCCACGGCGTGCCCAACCCGACCTGGATCCCGGCCGGCAACCTCGCGGTGCGGCTGATGGCCAAGGTCATGGGCGGCACGGCGGGCGGCTCGATCGGCGAGCCGTTCAACAAGCCGCTGACCGCGCACTTCCTCGGCGGCTGCGCGATCGGCGACTCCGTCGAGACCGGCGTGATCGACCCCTACCAGCGGGTCTTCGGCCACCCGGGCCTGCACGTGGCCGACGGCTCGGCGATCACCGCCAACCTCGGAGTGAACCCCTCCCTCACGATCACCGCGCAGGCCGAGCGTGCCATGTCGTTCTGGCCCAACAAGGGCGAGCAGGACGCCCGTCCGGCGCTGGGCGCGGCCTACGAGCGGATCGCCCCGGTCACCCCGGCGGCGCCCGCCGTGCCGTACGACGCCCCGGCCGCCCTGCGGCTCCCGATCGTCGGGGTGAGCTGA
- a CDS encoding sugar ABC transporter permease, which translates to MSVASEEIEELRNADNVGTLARAYVAKLRGGDVGSLPAILGLVVLVIVFSALRPDTFTKAFNFGNLIQQSAGVTIIAMGLVFVLLLGEIDLSAGYTGGTAAGVMSVALTTHDWPVLPAILVGLATGAVIGAGIGLLVSRLGIPSFVVTLATFLGLQGVLLSLIGERGSIDSGEFVAKLNSDNLPVWLGWAIAIVFVVLYAASTFLRNQRRRRNGLTNEPNLLWALKAGSLAVIAFLVVFYLSIERSPNANIKSIKGVPISLLIILGLAVVLTALLSRTRWGSHVYAVGGNAEAARRAGINVAMIKLSCFVISSTIAGIGGIMLASYSGGVNNNTGGSTILLYAVGAAVIGGTSLFGGKGRVVDAVIGGTVVAVIANGMGLLNQPDSRKYIVTGLVLLVAASVDAISRRRAASTGRV; encoded by the coding sequence ATGAGCGTCGCAAGTGAAGAGATCGAGGAGCTCCGCAACGCCGACAACGTCGGCACCCTGGCGAGGGCCTACGTGGCGAAGCTGCGGGGCGGTGACGTCGGCTCGCTCCCGGCGATCCTCGGCCTGGTCGTGCTCGTCATCGTCTTCTCCGCCCTCCGGCCCGACACGTTCACCAAGGCCTTCAACTTCGGCAACCTGATCCAGCAGTCGGCCGGCGTCACGATCATCGCGATGGGCCTGGTCTTCGTCCTGCTCCTCGGCGAGATCGACCTCTCCGCGGGCTACACCGGCGGCACCGCCGCGGGCGTCATGTCGGTGGCGCTGACGACCCACGACTGGCCGGTCCTGCCGGCCATCCTCGTCGGGCTCGCCACCGGCGCCGTGATCGGCGCGGGCATCGGACTACTGGTCTCCCGGCTCGGCATCCCGTCGTTCGTCGTCACGCTCGCGACCTTCCTCGGCCTGCAGGGGGTCCTGCTGTCCCTGATCGGCGAGCGCGGGTCGATCGACTCGGGCGAGTTCGTCGCCAAGCTCAACAGCGACAACCTCCCGGTGTGGCTCGGCTGGGCGATCGCGATCGTGTTCGTGGTGCTGTACGCCGCGTCGACCTTCCTGCGCAATCAGCGTCGTCGGCGCAACGGGCTCACGAACGAGCCGAACCTCCTCTGGGCGCTGAAGGCCGGCAGCCTCGCCGTCATCGCGTTCCTCGTCGTCTTCTACCTCTCGATCGAGCGCAGCCCCAACGCGAACATCAAGTCGATCAAGGGGGTGCCGATCTCGCTCCTCATCATCCTGGGCCTGGCCGTGGTCCTCACCGCCCTGCTCAGCCGGACGAGGTGGGGCAGCCACGTCTACGCCGTCGGTGGCAACGCCGAGGCTGCTCGCCGCGCCGGCATCAACGTCGCGATGATCAAGCTCAGCTGCTTCGTGATCTCCTCCACGATCGCGGGGATCGGCGGCATCATGCTGGCGAGCTACAGCGGTGGCGTGAACAACAACACCGGTGGCAGCACGATCCTGCTGTACGCCGTCGGCGCAGCCGTGATCGGCGGGACCAGCCTCTTCGGCGGCAAGGGACGCGTCGTCGACGCCGTCATCGGCGGCACCGTCGTGGCCGTGATCGCGAACGGCATGGGTCTGCTCAACCAGCCCGACAGCCGCAAGTACATCGTCACCGGCCTGGTGCTGCTGGTCGCCGCGAGCGTGGACGCGATCAGCCGTCGACGCGCAGCGTCCACGGGTCGGGTCTGA
- a CDS encoding pilus assembly protein CpaE produces MLTRELAVTLRDAGLAWDPANGDRFVVPDRDLDDQVFVLSDMVIELLDAPGGDQVLAFNGTTEWALDSLEASDAIWVPREDQLRDLLGEAFVSLERLAGPPAGYAVTVRGPGGPERHVDVDVECAYGRALVSVQRG; encoded by the coding sequence ATGCTGACGCGCGAGCTGGCCGTGACCCTGCGGGACGCCGGGCTGGCCTGGGATCCGGCCAACGGCGACCGGTTCGTCGTCCCGGACCGGGACCTCGACGACCAGGTGTTCGTGCTGAGCGACATGGTCATCGAGCTCCTCGACGCCCCGGGTGGCGACCAGGTGCTCGCCTTCAACGGCACGACCGAGTGGGCGCTGGACAGCCTCGAGGCGAGCGACGCGATCTGGGTGCCGCGCGAGGACCAGCTGCGCGACCTGCTCGGCGAGGCGTTCGTCTCGCTGGAGCGGCTGGCGGGGCCGCCGGCGGGGTACGCCGTCACGGTGCGTGGTCCGGGTGGTCCCGAGCGGCACGTCGACGTGGACGTCGAGTGCGCCTACGGGCGGGCGCTCGTGTCGGTCCAGCGGGGCTGA
- a CDS encoding ROK family protein, producing the protein MPRRSGISQDELRRVNLGALLRRVHTDGPTSRAELTTELGLNRSTIGDLTGQLESLGLVSEELPTEETAPLGRRSGRPSLVVSPRSDVAVVAIALDVDRITVALVGLGGVVLDRRTRLHERGSHDVERVVESVSQLTHDLLTQHAPRCCLGVGVSVPGAVRASDGLIRFGPNLGWVDEPFTALLAEELGMPVQSGNDANLGVLAENVRGAAVGVADVAYISGSVGIGGGFLVGGQLLRGVEGYAGEIGHLAVDSGGTTCRCGSVGCWETKVGENQLLTHAGRLPGGGPQAVAEVVDAAAAGEERAIASVEDVASWTGVGLRAVVNVFNPEVIVLGGMLGRVLASRPDLVAERLNSATLISPGGRVDLRVAALGEDSSLVGAAELAFSPLLADPLAVMGEPEAQGHDALAQ; encoded by the coding sequence ATGCCACGTCGATCGGGCATCAGTCAGGACGAGCTTCGTCGTGTCAATCTCGGGGCACTACTCCGACGGGTCCACACCGACGGTCCGACCAGCCGGGCCGAGCTCACCACCGAGCTCGGCCTCAACCGCAGCACGATCGGTGACCTGACCGGGCAGCTCGAGTCGCTCGGCCTGGTCAGCGAGGAGCTGCCCACCGAGGAGACGGCCCCCCTGGGCCGACGCTCGGGGCGGCCCTCCCTCGTGGTCTCGCCGCGCTCGGACGTGGCCGTCGTGGCCATCGCGCTCGACGTGGACCGGATCACGGTGGCCCTGGTCGGGCTCGGGGGCGTCGTCCTCGACCGGCGTACCCGGTTGCACGAGCGGGGGTCGCACGACGTCGAGCGGGTCGTCGAGTCGGTCTCCCAGCTGACCCACGACCTGCTCACCCAGCACGCGCCCCGGTGCTGCCTGGGTGTCGGCGTCTCCGTGCCGGGCGCCGTCCGGGCCTCCGACGGCCTGATCCGCTTCGGTCCCAACCTGGGGTGGGTCGACGAGCCGTTCACGGCGCTGCTCGCCGAGGAGCTCGGCATGCCCGTCCAGTCGGGCAACGACGCCAACCTCGGGGTGCTGGCCGAGAACGTCCGCGGCGCTGCCGTCGGCGTCGCGGACGTCGCCTACATCAGCGGCAGCGTGGGCATCGGTGGCGGGTTCCTGGTCGGCGGCCAGCTGCTGCGCGGTGTCGAGGGGTACGCCGGCGAGATCGGCCACCTCGCGGTCGACAGCGGGGGCACGACGTGCCGCTGCGGCTCCGTCGGCTGCTGGGAGACCAAGGTCGGCGAGAACCAGCTGCTCACCCACGCCGGCCGGCTCCCCGGAGGCGGCCCGCAGGCCGTGGCCGAGGTCGTCGACGCCGCCGCGGCCGGCGAGGAGCGCGCGATCGCCTCGGTCGAGGACGTCGCCAGCTGGACCGGGGTCGGCCTGCGCGCCGTGGTCAACGTGTTCAACCCCGAGGTCATCGTGCTCGGCGGCATGCTGGGCCGGGTCCTGGCGTCCCGTCCGGACCTGGTCGCCGAGCGACTCAACTCCGCCACGCTGATCAGTCCCGGCGGGCGGGTCGACCTGCGGGTGGCGGCGCTGGGCGAGGACTCCTCCCTGGTCGGTGCGGCCGAGCTGGCCTTCAGCCCGCTGCTCGCCGATCCGCTGGCGGTCATGGGAGAGCCCGAGGCCCAGGGGCACGACGCGCTGGCGCAGTGA
- the guaA gene encoding glutamine-hydrolyzing GMP synthase, with amino-acid sequence MSELPDHDLVLVVDFGAQYAQLIARRVREARVYSEIVPHTMPVEEILARRPQAIVLSGGPSSVYAEGAPSIDPALFTAGVPVFGMCYGFQLMAQGLGGTVAHSGAREYGRTPVTVGEAGTLLEGIPAEHSVWMSHGDSVTEAPEGFAVLASTQVTPVAAFEDVERQLAGVQWHPEVMHTQHGQQVLEHFLLRIAGCRPTWTMVNIVEEQIEAIRTQIGETGRAICGLSGGVDSAVAAAIVQRAIGDRLTCVYVDHGLMRQGETEQVERDFVAATGVDLKVVDAEKRFLDALAGVSDPEEKRKVIGREFIRVFEAAEAEVLADAIAQDGAKVAYLVQGTLYPDVVESGGGAGTSNIKSHHNVGGLPDDLEFELVEPLRTLFKDEVRLMGEQLGLPDEIVHRQPFPGPGLGIRIIGEVTRERLDILRAADAIAREEMTRAGLDRDIWQMPVVLLADVRSVGVQGDGRTYGHPVVLRPVTSEDAMTADWARLPYDVMETISTRITNEVPDVNRVAVDITSKPPGTIEWE; translated from the coding sequence ATGAGCGAGCTCCCCGACCATGACCTCGTCCTCGTGGTGGACTTCGGGGCGCAGTACGCCCAGCTGATCGCCCGCCGGGTGCGCGAGGCCCGCGTCTACTCCGAGATCGTCCCGCACACGATGCCGGTCGAGGAGATCCTGGCCCGCAGGCCGCAGGCGATCGTGCTGTCCGGCGGCCCGTCGTCGGTGTACGCCGAGGGTGCGCCCTCCATCGACCCGGCGCTCTTCACGGCCGGTGTCCCGGTCTTCGGCATGTGCTACGGCTTCCAGCTGATGGCCCAGGGCCTCGGCGGCACCGTCGCCCACAGCGGCGCCCGCGAGTACGGCCGCACCCCCGTCACCGTCGGCGAGGCCGGCACGCTGCTCGAGGGGATCCCCGCCGAGCACAGCGTGTGGATGTCCCACGGCGACTCGGTCACCGAGGCCCCCGAGGGCTTCGCCGTCCTCGCCTCGACCCAGGTGACGCCCGTGGCGGCGTTCGAGGACGTCGAGCGCCAGCTCGCCGGCGTCCAGTGGCACCCCGAGGTGATGCACACCCAGCACGGCCAGCAGGTGCTCGAGCACTTCCTGCTCCGGATCGCCGGGTGTCGTCCCACCTGGACGATGGTCAACATCGTCGAGGAGCAGATCGAGGCGATCCGCACCCAGATCGGCGAGACCGGTCGGGCCATCTGCGGCCTGTCCGGCGGCGTCGACTCGGCCGTCGCCGCCGCGATCGTGCAGCGCGCGATCGGCGACCGCCTCACCTGCGTCTACGTCGACCACGGGCTGATGCGCCAGGGCGAGACCGAGCAGGTCGAGCGCGACTTCGTCGCCGCCACCGGCGTCGACCTCAAGGTCGTCGACGCCGAGAAGCGCTTCCTCGACGCCCTCGCCGGGGTCTCGGACCCCGAGGAGAAGCGGAAGGTCATCGGCCGCGAGTTCATCCGGGTCTTCGAGGCCGCCGAGGCCGAGGTCCTCGCCGACGCCATCGCGCAGGACGGCGCCAAGGTCGCCTACCTCGTGCAGGGCACGCTCTACCCCGACGTCGTCGAGTCGGGCGGTGGCGCCGGCACCTCCAACATCAAGTCGCACCACAACGTGGGCGGCCTGCCCGACGACCTCGAGTTCGAGCTCGTCGAGCCGCTGCGCACGCTCTTCAAGGACGAGGTCCGCCTGATGGGCGAGCAGCTCGGCCTGCCCGACGAGATCGTGCACCGCCAGCCCTTCCCCGGGCCCGGCCTCGGCATCCGCATCATCGGCGAGGTGACCCGCGAGCGCCTCGACATCCTGCGCGCCGCCGACGCCATCGCCCGCGAGGAGATGACCCGGGCCGGCCTCGACCGCGACATCTGGCAGATGCCCGTCGTGCTGCTCGCGGACGTCCGCTCCGTCGGCGTCCAGGGCGACGGCCGCACCTACGGCCACCCGGTCGTGCTCCGCCCCGTCACCTCCGAGGACGCCATGACGGCCGACTGGGCGCGGCTGCCGTACGACGTCATGGAGACCATCTCCACACGCATCACCAACGAGGTCCCCGACGTCAACCGGGTCGCCGTCGACATCACCTCGAAGCCGCCCGGCACCATCGAGTGGGAGTGA
- a CDS encoding glycerol-3-phosphate dehydrogenase/oxidase, with protein MTHSSALSPAARDAALAAMTGTAGEPELDVLVVGGGVVGAGTALDAITRGLSTGLIEQRDLASGTSSRSSKLIHGGLRYLEMLDFGLVREALQERGLLLTRLAPHLVRPVAFLYPLTHKGWERPYVGAGLALYDAMAMTGKSPMGVPRHRHLLKRQVARIAPDFKSDQIAGAIKYYDCQVDDARLVLTIARTAAGHGAHVATRVKVVGFLREGERVVGVRAVDLESGREHEIRARVVVNAAGVWSDEIQEMVGGRGALHVQASKGIHLVVPRDRIRSEAGFITRTATSVLFVIPWGRHWIIGTTDTPWDLDKAHPAASRTDIDYLLDQVNAILREPLDHEDVEGVWAGLRPLLTGESEPTSKISREHTVVTPVAGLVMIAGGKLTTYRVMGRDAVDAAAHSLRTTVNLTVRDSITDRVPLVGADGFETRSNQRVLLARRSGLHVARIDHLLGRYGGLVDDVLDLVARRRVLGLPLEGAEDYLAAEVVYAVTHEAARHLDDVLTRRTRISIETFDRGVAAAPAVARLMADELGWDQARLDDEVDHYLRRVEAERLSQAQATDREADEARVQAPDIV; from the coding sequence ATGACCCACTCGAGCGCGCTCAGCCCCGCGGCGCGCGACGCCGCCCTCGCGGCCATGACCGGGACGGCCGGTGAGCCCGAGCTGGACGTCCTCGTCGTCGGTGGGGGAGTCGTCGGCGCCGGCACCGCCCTCGACGCGATCACCCGCGGCCTCAGCACCGGGCTGATCGAGCAGCGCGACCTCGCCAGCGGCACCAGCAGCCGCAGCAGCAAGCTGATCCACGGCGGCCTGCGCTACCTCGAGATGCTCGACTTCGGCCTGGTCCGCGAGGCGCTCCAGGAGCGGGGGCTGCTGCTCACGCGCCTCGCGCCGCACCTCGTCCGCCCGGTCGCGTTCCTCTACCCGCTGACGCACAAGGGCTGGGAGCGGCCCTACGTCGGCGCCGGGCTCGCGCTGTACGACGCCATGGCGATGACCGGGAAGAGCCCGATGGGCGTGCCGCGGCACCGGCACCTGCTCAAGCGCCAGGTCGCCCGGATCGCGCCGGACTTCAAGTCCGACCAGATCGCCGGCGCGATCAAGTACTACGACTGCCAGGTCGACGACGCCCGCCTGGTCCTGACGATCGCCCGGACCGCCGCCGGCCACGGCGCGCACGTCGCGACCCGGGTCAAGGTCGTCGGCTTCCTCCGCGAGGGGGAGCGCGTCGTCGGCGTGCGTGCCGTCGACCTCGAGAGCGGCCGGGAGCACGAGATCCGCGCCCGGGTCGTCGTGAACGCCGCCGGGGTCTGGAGCGACGAGATCCAGGAGATGGTGGGCGGCCGGGGCGCGCTGCACGTGCAGGCCAGCAAGGGCATCCACCTGGTGGTGCCACGGGACCGGATCCGCTCGGAGGCCGGCTTCATCACCCGTACGGCCACCTCGGTGCTCTTCGTCATCCCGTGGGGCCGGCACTGGATCATCGGCACCACCGACACGCCGTGGGACCTCGACAAGGCGCACCCCGCGGCCAGCCGCACCGACATCGACTACCTGCTGGACCAGGTCAACGCGATCCTGCGCGAGCCGCTCGACCACGAGGACGTCGAGGGCGTGTGGGCCGGGCTGCGGCCGCTGCTCACGGGCGAGTCGGAGCCCACCTCGAAGATCTCCCGCGAGCACACCGTGGTGACGCCGGTCGCCGGCCTCGTGATGATCGCCGGCGGCAAGCTCACGACGTACCGCGTCATGGGACGCGACGCCGTGGACGCCGCCGCCCACTCGCTGCGCACGACGGTCAACCTCACGGTCCGCGACTCGATCACCGACCGGGTCCCGCTGGTCGGCGCCGACGGCTTCGAGACGCGCTCGAACCAGCGCGTCCTGCTGGCGCGGCGCTCGGGCCTGCACGTCGCCCGCATCGACCACCTCCTCGGGCGCTACGGCGGCCTCGTTGACGACGTGCTCGACCTGGTGGCCCGGCGCCGGGTCCTCGGGCTGCCGCTCGAGGGCGCGGAGGACTACCTCGCCGCGGAGGTGGTGTACGCCGTCACGCACGAGGCCGCACGGCACCTCGACGACGTGCTGACCCGCCGCACCCGGATCTCCATCGAGACCTTCGACCGCGGCGTGGCGGCCGCGCCGGCGGTCGCCCGGCTGATGGCCGACGAGCTGGGCTGGGACCAGGCCCGGCTCGACGACGAGGTCGACCACTACCTGCGCCGGGTCGAGGCGGAGCGGCTCAGCCAGGCACAGGCGACCGACCGGGAGGCCGACGAGGCCCGGGTGCAGGCCCCCGACATCGTCTGA
- a CDS encoding GPGG-motif small membrane protein, translated as MAFILWIIAVILVIAGIVQLFRSNILLGVVLIIVGLLVGPGGVSIFTK; from the coding sequence ATGGCTTTCATCCTCTGGATCATCGCGGTCATCCTCGTGATCGCGGGCATCGTCCAGCTCTTCCGCAGCAACATCCTGCTCGGCGTCGTGCTGATCATCGTCGGCCTGCTCGTCGGCCCGGGTGGCGTCAGCATCTTCACGAAGTAG
- a CDS encoding VOC family protein, translating to MIRALHHLDLWVSDVATATGEWAWLLGELGWEMADESGDGTASWAHPDGTYFFLERSRDLVDEPHDRLRPGVNHLALTVEDRRTLDRMRAESSSHGWHELFADRYPHAGGERHTALFLESSEGFEVEVVLGD from the coding sequence GTGATCCGCGCGCTGCACCACCTCGACCTCTGGGTCAGCGACGTCGCGACGGCGACGGGCGAGTGGGCCTGGCTGCTGGGTGAGCTGGGCTGGGAGATGGCCGACGAGTCCGGTGACGGCACCGCCTCCTGGGCGCACCCGGACGGGACGTACTTCTTCCTCGAGCGCTCGCGCGACCTGGTCGACGAGCCGCACGACCGGCTCCGCCCGGGCGTCAACCACCTGGCGCTGACCGTGGAGGACCGGCGCACCCTGGACCGGATGCGCGCGGAGTCGTCGAGCCACGGCTGGCACGAGCTCTTCGCGGACCGCTACCCGCACGCCGGGGGAGAGCGGCACACCGCGCTGTTCCTCGAGAGCTCCGAGGGCTTCGAGGTCGAGGTCGTCCTCGGCGACTGA